TACTCCAAATCCAGCTACTCCAACCACTTTACCAATTTCGTCTACATCAACTTATATAGGAACAGTAACAGAAAACCGTATTTTTGACAGAAGTGTTGGAACAGGTCAAGTAAATGGTTTGACCCGAAATATTACTTGTGATACTCCTCCTTCTGATTATTTCTTTGTTCGTTATAAAATGCAGACAACAACAACTGCAGGGACTTACAATTTTACGATTGGTGGAGATGATGGTGTAAGATTGTATATCGATGGAACTTTAGTAAATGTAACTCCAACAACTAATTATAGTATACATAGTTATGTAACTTATGCGGCACAAGTTAATCTTACTGCAGGAACTCATAACTTTATTTTAGAGTATTATGAAAACGACGGTAGTTCAAGAGTTGCATTTTCATATGGTGAAATAAAAGGAGATGTTTCACTTCCTTACGGAGATAACAAATGGAATGCATATGGTTTTTCAGTAGCTAATATAGCGTTACCTTCTTATGCATATGCCGGATTATATGTTGATAACAATGTAAATATCAATACACAAACTTTTTGGACAAGAACTGGATCACCATCTGATGCTTCAAGCTGGCAAGGAGCTCCAATTGGAGTAGATCAATTTACATTAACATTAAAACGTCAAGGGTTCCCTTGTGGTCGCTATCAGATTCAATTAGTAAATTGCGATGATGTTGGAGAAATTTATATTGATGGAACTAAAATCTTTACTCAAAGTTCATATACTGGAACATCAACCATCATAAATGGTGGAACTACTTATCAATTAAATAAAAATTCTAAAGTAGAAGTTCGCCTTAGAGAAGATGGAGGAGATGCTAACATTGCTATAAATTTCATTGATACTCCAACAGTTTATAACGGATCGGGCAGTATTGCAACTGATACTTCTATTAGAATTAGCGCTAATACAACGCTAGGTTCTGACTTACAAGTTTGTTCATGTACCGTTGATACAGGAGTTACCTTCGCAATTCCTGCAAATAGAACTTTAACTGTAGATGAAACAATAACGGTAAACGGAACAGGAAAACTGCAAGTTCAAAACAACGGATCATTATTACAAACCAATACAGCAGCTACAGCATATTCAGGAACTACAACTTCATTTGAATTGCTAAGAAATACAGCGCCAGTACGTCGTTATGATTTTACCTATTGGTCTTCTCCAGTAACATTGGCATCAAACTTTACACTGGCAAAATTATCTCCAGCAACATTAGGTGATAAATATTACAGCTACGATCCAAATACAGGATGGATAATTAATTATAACGGAACGCAGATTATGGCTCCTGGCCAAGGATACATTGTAAGAGCACCACAGACCTATAACATTACTACCCCGGCAGTATATACAGCTTCTTTCATTGGAGTTCCAAATAATGGTGATATTACAGTAACGCCAGCAGGAAATAGATGGAATTTAATGGGTAATCCATATCCATCAGCTCTTGATGCAGATAAACTTATGGCAGCCAACAGCAATGTAGGATCGTTATATTTCTGGACTCACAATTCTGCTCCAAGCAGCGCTGTGGCTGGAGATGCAAAATACAATTATACTGCAAATGATTACGCAGTGTATAATTTAACAGGAGGTACAGGAACAAGTACAGGTTCGCCAGCCCCTACAGGAAAAATTGCATCAGGACAAGCTTTTTTCTTTGTAGCAAGCACCAACAACCCTATCACATTTACAAACAATATGCGTTTGGCAGGAAACAATAATCAGTTCTTTAAAACAGCAGCAACTGCAAAAAACCGTATCTGGTTGAACTTCGCTAACGCTGAAGGAGCATTCAAACAAACTTTGGTAGGTTATATGGATGGGGCTACTAATAATTGGGATACAAATTATGATGCAATGACGATAAGCGGTAATACCTACGTAGATTTCTACAGTATTAACAATAGTACTGAATTGACTATTCAAGGACGTTCTTTACCATTTGAAAATAGTGATTTAGTGCCGCTTGGATATAAAACAACAGTTGCTGGTGAATTTACGATCGCAATTGACCACGTAGATGGATTGTTCAAAGATCAAGGCGTATATCTAGAAGATAAAACAACTAATACTATTTACGATTTAAAAACTGGTG
This is a stretch of genomic DNA from Flavobacterium endoglycinae. It encodes these proteins:
- a CDS encoding T9SS sorting signal type C domain-containing protein; the encoded protein is MKKTLLLFLLLIPFLGDAQALNGDYIIGSGGNYPTLISAVAAIKAGGVTGPVRFLLNENQTVTSTIVIDQFAGSSAVNTLTIKPNASKDITITANMPNGYTGIPAVFMFNGVSNVIIDGSNSTASTKNLTLLNNDNLNYTDRSIIWIANNGSTGSSNITIKNSILKFSTRNQGVTLLTGVYSGNNGTGGNNSIDVQVNTAANSNVNIVNNDMTNVKDAIYINGNSTASRSPLNWKIQGNNIGSTVDAEKPIRGLYISNALNYEISGNTISGIRNTVNQSNDAAAIILLGTSSGSIIGNVINDIANILSDNSYFTAGILVKSTSTTTITNNIISNVYKTVADSGGNFYNKGNNIFVTSGSATNIYYNTIIASGAPTSTTYASCLYITGGSGINVRNNILINSQSNRQYAIFNNGGTLSSVSNNDYYVTNSTNSFSNRIGGTEYIGTGASGFPAWNTAVSDSNSVILAPTFVSATNFHLQNVAANNTLTGTTIAGITTDIDGDARVKPFMGADEIVTCTPTGDQTSFGVNSWIGYVYNWTGATPNPATPTTLPISSTSTYIGTVTENRIFDRSVGTGQVNGLTRNITCDTPPSDYFFVRYKMQTTTTAGTYNFTIGGDDGVRLYIDGTLVNVTPTTNYSIHSYVTYAAQVNLTAGTHNFILEYYENDGSSRVAFSYGEIKGDVSLPYGDNKWNAYGFSVANIALPSYAYAGLYVDNNVNINTQTFWTRTGSPSDASSWQGAPIGVDQFTLTLKRQGFPCGRYQIQLVNCDDVGEIYIDGTKIFTQSSYTGTSTIINGGTTYQLNKNSKVEVRLREDGGDANIAINFIDTPTVYNGSGSIATDTSIRISANTTLGSDLQVCSCTVDTGVTFAIPANRTLTVDETITVNGTGKLQVQNNGSLLQTNTAATAYSGTTTSFELLRNTAPVRRYDFTYWSSPVTLASNFTLAKLSPATLGDKYYSYDPNTGWIINYNGTQIMAPGQGYIVRAPQTYNITTPAVYTASFIGVPNNGDITVTPAGNRWNLMGNPYPSALDADKLMAANSNVGSLYFWTHNSAPSSAVAGDAKYNYTANDYAVYNLTGGTGTSTGSPAPTGKIASGQAFFFVASTNNPITFTNNMRLAGNNNQFFKTAATAKNRIWLNFANAEGAFKQTLVGYMDGATNNWDTNYDAMTISGNTYVDFYSINNSTELTIQGRSLPFENSDLVPLGYKTTVAGEFTIAIDHVDGLFKDQGVYLEDKTTNTIYDLKTGDYKFKTEAGTFGDRFVLRYTGKTLGTDDFENFDNELLVSVKNKVIKLTSTENIKDVTIYDISGRLLYGKDKVGTTELQISNLQSSDQILLVKVILENNHTMTKKVIFK